From Oscillatoria sp. FACHB-1407, a single genomic window includes:
- a CDS encoding WecB/TagA/CpsF family glycosyltransferase — translation MVRELTQPSLEQFAVFGLPLHLSNDYLGWLFHQHHQQNGVHVVTLNAEMSMQAEQNPTLANIIRQAELVVPDGSGIVFYMWLQGKKAQRCPGIELAEAVLRASANPAVLNSGTLSTTAPYSVFFYGGAPGVCEKAAEQWQQRVPGLAIAGVQHGYISPDEQENLRQTLKTLQPDIILVGLGVPRQELWIRDNRHLCPNSIWIGVGGSFDIWAGVKTRAPKWLSNNGLEWMYRLYQEPWRWRRMLALPQFAWRSLVYRLTRSSKAVKARV, via the coding sequence GTGGTGCGTGAGTTAACTCAACCGTCGCTAGAGCAGTTTGCCGTATTTGGGTTGCCACTCCATCTGTCAAACGATTACTTGGGTTGGCTGTTTCACCAGCATCACCAACAAAATGGAGTCCATGTTGTCACGCTGAATGCCGAAATGTCGATGCAGGCAGAGCAAAACCCGACGCTCGCCAACATTATTCGTCAAGCTGAGTTAGTAGTGCCCGATGGCTCCGGGATTGTTTTCTATATGTGGCTCCAGGGCAAAAAGGCACAACGCTGTCCTGGGATCGAGCTAGCTGAAGCTGTTCTGCGTGCCTCGGCGAATCCTGCTGTCCTGAATTCAGGAACCCTTTCAACCACGGCTCCCTATTCTGTCTTCTTTTATGGCGGTGCTCCAGGCGTCTGCGAGAAAGCGGCAGAGCAGTGGCAACAGCGCGTTCCCGGATTGGCGATCGCAGGCGTCCAACACGGTTACATCTCCCCTGACGAGCAGGAAAACCTGCGGCAAACCCTGAAAACACTGCAACCTGACATCATTTTGGTGGGTCTGGGTGTCCCCCGACAGGAATTGTGGATTCGCGACAATCGCCATCTCTGTCCTAACTCTATCTGGATTGGCGTTGGCGGCAGTTTCGACATCTGGGCCGGGGTCAAAACTCGCGCCCCCAAGTGGCTCAGCAACAATGGTCTGGAATGGATGTATCGCCTCTATCAAGAACCCTGGCGGTGGCGACGGATGTTAGCTCTGCCCCAATTTGCATGGCGATCGCTGGTGTATCGGTTGACGCGATCGAGTAAAGCCGTCAAAGCGCGAGTTTAG